The following are encoded together in the Salvia hispanica cultivar TCC Black 2014 chromosome 6, UniMelb_Shisp_WGS_1.0, whole genome shotgun sequence genome:
- the LOC125195653 gene encoding homoserine kinase-like, with product MATTTYLNLTTITAAATNNISQSKQSRLTTSALPSSTYTKSTEPLPLFSSVKSFAPATVANLGPGFDFLGCAVDGIGDHVTLHIDPAVHPGDLAISHISGAGSRLTKDPLLNCAGIAALSVMKMLGIRSVGLSLSLDKGLPLGSGLGSSAASAAASAVAVNELFGAPLSQSELVIAGLESEAKVSGYHADNVAPSILGGFVLIRSYEPLELMQLKFPHEKSLYFVLVNPEFEAPTKEMRAALRPEVSMSNHVWNCSQAGALVASVLQGDVVGLGKALSSDKIVEPSRAPLIPGMKAVKKAAIKAGAFGCTISGAGPTAVAVTDSEERGREIGERMVEAFWREGNLKSVAMVNQLDRVGARLVSSVPR from the coding sequence ATGGCCACCACCACATACCTCAATCTAACCACCatcaccgccgccgccaccaacAACATCTCCCAATCCAAACAATCAAGACTCACCACCTCCGCACTCCCCTCCTCCACCTACACCAAATCCACCGAGCCCCTCCCCCTCTTCTCCTCCGTCAAATCCTTCGCCCCCGCCACCGTCGCCAACCTAGGCCCCGGCTTCGACTTCCTCGGCTGCGCCGTCGATGGAATCGGCGACCACGTCACCCTCCACATCGACCCCGCCGTCCACCCCGGCGACCTCGCCATCTCCCACATCTCCGGCGCCGGATCCCGCCTCACCAAGGACCCCCTCCTCAACTGCGCGGGCATCGCCGCCCTCTCCGTCATGAAAATGCTCGGGATCCGCTCCGTCggcctctccctctccctcgaCAAGGGCCTCCCCCTCGGCAGCGGCCTCGGCTCCAGCGCCGCCAgcgccgccgcctccgccgTCGCCGTCAACGAGCTATTCGGCGCCCCTCTCTCTCAATCGGAGCTCGTCATTGCTGGATTGGAATCGGAGGCGAAGGTCTCCGGCTACCACGCCGACAACGTGGCGCCCTCGATTTTGGGGGGTTTCGTTTTGATCCGAAGCTACGAGCCCTTGGAATTAATGCAGCTCAAATTCCCTCATGAGAAGAGTCTCTATTTTGTGTTGGTGAATCCGGAATTCGAAGCTCCGACCAAGGAGATGAGGGCGGCGCTGCGGCCGGAGGTATCGATGTCGAATCACGTCTGGAATTGCAGCCAGGCGGGGGCTCTGGTGGCGTCGGTGCTGCAGGGGGACGTGGTTGGGTTAGGGAAGGCGCTGTCGTCCGATAAGATCGTGGAGCCGAGCAGGGCGCCGCTGATTCCCGGGATGAAGGCGGTGAAGAAGGCCGCGATCAAGGCGGGGGCGTTTGGCTGCACGATCAGTGGGGCTGGGCCGACTGCGGTGGCGGTGACTGACTCTGAGGAGAGGGGTAGGGAGATTGGGGAGAGAATGGTGGAGGCTTTTTGGAGAGAGGGGAATTTGAAGTCTGTGGCAATGGTGAATCAGCTTGATAGAGTTGGGGCAAGGCTTGTTAGCAGTGTGCCAAGATGA
- the LOC125195655 gene encoding E3 ubiquitin-protein ligase ATL6-like yields MKSLLLQSLILLLLTSAGAQPPPEASIGSHCNDARSSAIMFGALFSLVFFMGLFSIYIRHSSAAPSAAPSIGARRLAAAERGLDAAVVGAFPTFTYAEVKEHKIGKCALGCAVCLSEFEDDETLRLIPKCDHVFHPDCVDTWFESHVTCPVCRANLDEPVQLSQPAPKDGTSIADRTNSRTGEIAVQIGEDGANQTRFFDLPTGSDRWWSVRTARVVGLDKFRSHSTGHSLVQPVENLDRFTLRLPNSVRKEMMDRTGWTSAATTLSGEWSGRWSFFSRGERVVGESGKVVGRR; encoded by the coding sequence ATGAAATCTCTTCTCCTCCAATCCCtaatcctcctcctcctcaccTCCGCCGGAGCTCAGCCGCCGCCGGAAGCCAGCATTGGCAGCCACTGCAATGACGCGAGGTCGTCGGCGATCATGTTCGGCGCGCTCTTCTCATTGGTCTTCTTCATGGGGCTCTTCTCGATCTACATCCGCCACAGCAGCGCCGCCCCCTCCGCCGCCCCCTCAATAGGCGCCCGCCGCCTCGCCGCGGCGGAGCGCGGCCTCGACGCGGCGGTGGTCGGAGCGTTCCCGACGTTCACCTACGCGGAGGTGAAGGAGCACAAGATCGGGAAGTGCGCGCTCGGGTGCGCCGTGTGCCTCAGCGAATTCGAGGACGACGAAACGCTGCGTTTGATCCCGAAATGCGACCACGTCTTCCACCCTGACTGCGTCGACACATGGTTCGAGTCGCACGTCACCTGCCCGGTCTGCCGGGCCAATCTCGACGAGCCGGTTCAGTTATCTCAACCGGCGCCCAAGGATGGGACTAGCATTGCGGACAGGACTAATTCGAGAACCGGAGAAATCGCGGTTCAAATAGGAGAGGATGGCGCGAACCAGACCCGGTTCTTTGATTTACCGACCGGGTCCGATAGGTGGTGGTCGGTCCGAACCGCGAGAGTGGTCGGTTTGGATAAGTTTAGGTCGCACTCGACCGGTCACTCGCTGGTCCAACCGGTGGAAAATCTTGACCGGTTCACATTAAGGCTGCCCAACTCGGTTAGGAAGGAGATGATGGACCGGACCGGTTGGACCAGCGCGGCTACTACATTGAGCGGGGAATGGAGCGGCCGGTGGAGTTTCTTCTCAAGAGGCGAAAGGGTTGTCGGCGAAAGTGGGAAAGTAGTGGGCCGCCGCTGA
- the LOC125192246 gene encoding phosphoglycerate mutase-like protein AT74, producing MLDSNCDDHHHQSKHRERRILPKRIILIRHGESAGNIDGAAYATTPDNRIPLTPQGDLQSQRAGAQIYDLVSDSGASSNWKVYFYVSPYARTRSTLRGIGRAFPRSRIIGAREECRIREQDFGNFQVAERMKVIKEIRERFGRFFYRFPEGESAADVFDRVSSFLESLWRDIDMSRLHHDPTDELNLVIVSHGLAIRVFLMKWFKWTVEQFEHLNNLGNCEFQVMQLGEGGEYSLAVQHSEEQMQEWGLSPDMIADQQWRAQANKGNWTDSCSWYPNSFFDKFADPETEGTGDELQSPPYFDCSNDS from the exons ATGTTAGATAGCAATTGCGATGATCATCACCATCAATCCAAGCACCGCGAGCGGAGGATTCTTCCAAAGCGCATAATCCTCATCCGCCACGGCGAGAGCGCCGGCAACATCGACGGCGCCGCCTACGCCACCACCCCCGACAACCGCATCCCCCTCACTCCCCAGGGCGACCTGCAGTCCCAGCGCGCCGGCGCTCAGATCTACGACCTCGTATCCGACTCCGGCGCCTCCTCCAACTGGAAGGTCTACTTCTACGTCTCCCCCTACGCCAGGACGCGTTCCACCCTCCGCGGAATCGGCCGAGCCTTTCCGAGGAGCAGAATCATCGGCGCCAGGGAGGAATGTCGGATCCGAGAGCAGGATTTCGGCAATTTTCAGGTTGCTGAACGGATGAAGGTTATTAAGGAGATCAGGGAGAGGTTTGGGAGGTTCTTCTATCGATTTCCTGAGGGCGAGTCTGCCGCCGATGTTTTCGATCGCGTTTCGA GTTTTCTTGAATCCTTATGGAGGGACATAGATATGAGCAGGCTCCACCATGACCCAACTGACGAACTTAACCTTGTTATCGTATCACACGGACTTGCGATTCGCGTGTTTCTTATGAAGTGGTTCAAATGGACAGTCGAGCAGTTTGAGCACTTGAATAACCTTGGGAACTGTGAGTTCCAGGTAATGCAGCTAGGCGAAGGAGGAGAATACAGTCTTGCGGTCCAACACAGTGAAGAACAAATGCAAGAATGGGGATTATCCCCTGATATGATAGCAGACCAACAGTGGCGAGCTCAAGCTAACAAGGGTAACTGGACCGACAGCTGCTCGTGGTATCCCAACTCCTTCTTTGACAAGTTTGCAGACCCAGAAACTGAAGGCACTGGTGATGAGTTACAATCACCGCCCTATTTTGACTGCTCAAATGATTCTTAA